The genomic DNA GATTCCTCAAAATTAAAGGCAGCTTCTAAAGCACCGTGTTCAGCCCAAATATTTTTTTCAGCCGGAAGGTCGCCTAGTCTGAACTGATTAATCCTGAATTCGCTTACTTCAAAATCACTGCCGCCCAATCCGCCGACATTATCTAAATCATCCGGCTTTTTTTGAGCTTTCAGCATAGGAATTCCGGTAAATGACATTGTTTGTTCCAATAGGATAAGTCCTGTTTTTTCACTTGCCAGCCCGGAATCCATAAAGAAGTTTAACGATTCCTTTCCGTTAATAGACCCCTTGGCAGTCATAAAATGAGATGTTGCAAGAGTAAACGGAACGTCTTTCGTTTTTTTATACTTAGATGTATATTGCTGTAAAAGAGTACGTCCGGCTTGATTTCTCGGTCTTAAAATAAGTCTGCTGTTTGGATAATCCATTGTTGCTAAAAATTGTTTCAGGACAGCTGTTGTTATAATACCGTCAATTTCAATTTCATTATTATAAATGGCTGAAAATTGTTTAATGGGTGCTAATATAACAGGAACAGATTTTATTGTAACTCCGTTCAGTGATATGGAATCCAGCTTTCCATATCCGGTTTCGACAGATATTCCGCCTGCATATGTTCCTTTGACAGTAGAAATAGTTTTTATATTCAGGGAAGATGCAACGGTTTCATCAAGATAAAATATATCTCCTCCTGTGTCGATTATTGCATTGATTTTTCGTCCGTTCACTTCCATCGAAACAGCCGGAAGATATTCATCGGCAATAAACGGGACGACTGCTTCTGATTTACCGTTCCAATTAATATTATACGGCTTAGTTTCCTTAAAAGCCTCCATGACTTCTTTTAATGGTTTGTCACCGTCTTCTTCCAGAGCAGCGGTGAGATTTTTGGCTTTATTAAACTGGTTTGTCTGATAGTAAGTATATAATAAACCTGTTTCAGCTTTTAAATAATAATCCTTAAAGTTTCTCATTCTTAATTTATTAAATAAATCTTCTGCCCCTTTATAATTGCCGGTAATATATTCTATCTGTCCTGAAAGATAAACAGCCTCCGGTATGATTTCATTTCCTTTGAGCATTGGAGAAATAATTTTCTTTGATTCGGAAAAATCTCCCAGCTGAAAAAGTTTTCTGGCATATGAAAGCCTTGTTTCATTGTCATCAGGATTTTTAGTGAGTCTGTTTTTCAGTCCGTCTGTTTGAGCCAGAATATTTTGCCGGGTAAGTGCTTCCGGCGATTCAGCCTTTGGATGTTTGGACAGACTGAACATGTCAGATTCAAAAAAACGGGTATCTGCTGTCTTACCTTCAGATGTATCTGATTTTAAAGATTGACAGTTTACCATTGTACTGATTATAAAAGAACAGCATAAAAGCCGAAACAGGTATTTTTTTAATATAATATTTTTATTCATTCTCATTCTCCTTAAAAAGTTTTTATACTGTGATATTATCATATGAACCTTTAGGAAACCTTGAATGAATATAAAATCAAACAGGTATTTTGACTGTGAATATTGTTTTTTTATTTTCTATGCTGATAACTTCTATACTGCCGCCAAGTTTTTCTATGCCGGTTTTTGCTATGGACAGCCCCAGACCATGTCCGCCGTCTGTTCTGGATGTATCAGAACGGAAAAAACGATCGAAAATTTTTGGCAGATCATATTCTGATATGCCGCGTCCGCTGTTTTCTATTTTTAGCAAAACAATGGATTTTGTTTTATCCAGTAAAATATTAATTGTTCCGTTTCGGGGTGTATACCGGACAGCATTGTCAATAAGAATATGAATGCATTGTTCTATCAAGGCAGGATAGGTAAAGGCAGTTACTTCCGCAGGAATATGTCGTTCAATAGTAATATTTTTATCATCAGCAGTGATTTGGAATAAACTGACTGTATTATTCAAAATATTGCCTATATTAACAGCGGATTTATTTAGCAGTGTATTTTCTGTTTCTGCTTTGGAAAGTGCGAGCATGCTTTGCACCAGACCGGACATTCTCTTCACTCCTTTAGAGGCATAATCAATCCATTTCAACTGACTGGCAATTGTTTCATCTTTATTTGCATATAAGACATCAAGATTTGCACTGATAATACTCAGAGGAGTTTTTAGCTCATGTGAAGCATCCGCTATAAAACGCTGTTGGTTTTCCCATGTTTCTTTCATAGGCTTTATGGCACGGTTGGAAAAATAGACACTCATAATATAAAATGCGGCAAGTAAGACACTTCCCATTAATAACAAAGTATTTCTCAGAATTATTAAGCTTTTTTTTGCTTCGGTCACATCAACAAAGCGGATTTGATAAGTTTCACCGTTTGACACAGATTCATTATCCAAAATAAGCAGAGCTGAAGCAGGAGTTATTTTATACTGCCACAATCTTCCGCTGATTTTTACAGTTTTATTTTTATGCTCTTTCCATGCTCTGCGGGCAGCCAGTTCGTAATCTTCAAGGGGCAATTTTAATGCGGAATCTATTACCAGTACTTTTCCTTCTTCATTTGTAAGCAGGTTAAAGTAGATTCCTCTGTCCGGAAATATTCTGTTGATAATAACAGCATCTGTTTTTTCACTGCCTAATGCGACACTGCCTGCAGCCATAACCTCCAGCTCTTCATGAAAGTTTAGTTTGTCATTTATCTCAGAAGCAGTTTTGAAATATGAAATAGCGTAAACAGCAAGAAACGCAGTGATGAGGGCAGTACTGGTAAGTCCGAACATCAGGAACAAAAATTTATTTCTAAGCTTTATCAGCAAGCTGATTCCTCCTCCGGGTATTTTATAATATATCCTATTCCTCTGATTGCCTTTATTAAAAGCACGCTGCCTGCCTGCTTCAGTTTTTTGCGTAATAAGGATATATGAATTTCTGCATGATTATCTTCTGCTTCAGAGTCATAGCCCCATAATTTTTCTATGATAGTTTCTTTAGAAACAGCAGTATTTTTATTTGTAATAAGTAATTCCAAAGCCTGTGATTCCTTTAATGTAAGGTTTATTTTATTATCCCGGCAGGAAAGCAGCAGCAGATGAGGATTCAGACTTATATCCCCGAATTTCATGATTCCGTCAAAAATCAGTTCTCCTTTTCTTCTCGTTAATGCTCTTAGTCTTGCTAAAAGCTCCTCCATTTGAAAAGGCTTTTCCAGATAATCATCTGCTCCGAAATCCAGACCCTGTACCTTGTCTTCTGTCTGGCTTTTGGCAGTCAGTAAAATGACAGGAACAGGTATCTTAGACTCTCTTAATAATTTCAGTACACTAAGACCGTCTCTTTTGGGAAGCATTATATCAAGAATCACTGCATCATATATTCCTGATAAAGCACAATCCAGACCATCTTCCCCGTCAGCTGCTATGTCAACACTGTAATTATTTTTTCTGAGAACCTGTGCAACAGCCTCTGCAATCATAATCTCGTCTTCTACTATAAGTATTTTCATATCGAACCCTTTCTTTAGAGTATATTTTTAGGATTTATCTGAACATAATTACTCATATCCGTTAATAATTAACATTAAAAAAATTTATCTTTCGACCATTATAGCATTCTCTTTTCTTATATATCAACCGGTTTTTATAATAAGGAAAATGGACTATTATGTCTTCTCTTCTTTTTATCTTTTAGTCTATATTAATTCTGTTAAGATTTTATGTATTTTTCAAATATTATGATATAATTAATAAATAAAATGAAAAACGGCTGTTTTATTATATAATATTTGCCGGGGAAATTTGGGAAACAGCTGAAAACTGACTAGTGCAAAATAAATGGAGTGTAGAATTTAATGGGGATATTCGATTTTTTTAAGAGAAAAACAGATATAGAAGAATATTATGAAAAAAGGGAAAAAGAAAAGAGAAGGGAAAGATACAGAAATTTTAATAATTATACAGAAATACCAAGAAAAAATACAAAGCTTTACGAAAGAAACGAGACTGATAAAATCAGCAGGAGCTTTAAGAAGAAAAGGCTAATAGCATTTTTAATAATTACAGGTATAGCCTTATTTCTTTTAAATACTTTCAGGTATGAAAGTTATTACGCTGAAGATTATGATTTTGTGTTAATGGAGCAAGGGAAAACCTGTAAGCTGAATGATAATATTTATATGGGGAAGGACAGGCTGACCGGCAGAGTGTACATAAATGCAGATGAACTCTGGAAAATTTTTAAAATAGAAGAATTTGAATATGAAGCTGTCAGAGACAAAGATTTTAAATGGGAGTATTTTGATGAAGAACCTGTGAGGATAACAGTAAGCAGTAATAAAAAGAAAGCAACACTAAACTATATCAGCAAGAGAAAAATTCTTTATGCAGATCAAAAAATATTTTCTGTCTGGAGCTGTCCGGATATAACTGATATTAATAATTGTAGAATACAGAAAAGATACGGCGTATCTTATAATGAACTGAAAAAAGAATTTTATATGACTTTGGATATAAAAGCGGATAAAAAGAAAAAAATAATTTATTTTATAAAAAATGATAATGGTTCTTGGAAAAAAGCAAATAAAGAGATGGAAAAAATGAGAAAGAAAAAGGCAGCTGAGGAGAAAAAATATAATAATTATATTCGTTTATATGACCGGCTGGAGTTTTATTCCGAGGATTTTGATTACTATTTTTCTGGTGCCGGCAGAGAAGAAAAGTTTACAGATAAATATAAAAGAATCAGGTTCAGATTAGATCAAAACTATATAAATAAACTGGAGAATACAGTAAAAGAAGAACCTGAAATACCGGAGGCAGATATTGCAGCCAAAAATCTGGTCTTAGTTTTGAATGAATTATTAATTCTTTTTGATAAAACAAAAAGTTATTATAAAAATGCGGAATATTTGAATGACGGGTATGAGGGGGCACAGAAACTGCATACGGAAATTTTAGAAGGATCAGAAAGGTATAAAGCATCTGTCTGCGATTTTCGAAGAATTTTAGAAAAAAATGGAATGCAGGAGGTAACAGAGAGCTGGTATAATAATGTGGAGGAGTATAAAATAGACTGTTATTGAGAATAAACCTGTAAATAAATTTCAAAATAAAAAAATATCAAAATGGAGGGAAAAAATGAAAATACCAATTTCACTGATAATAATCAGTGTATTAATTATTATAACGGGGGTCTTAAGAATTTTTGTAGGAATATTCGGAATGGCGTATATTGAAAACCCCGGAATGTATCTTACTGTGGCTTTTTATTTAGACAATTTATTATTCGGAATTTTGGCTGTTGTATCAGGTGTTTTGATACTGCTGAGTAAAAAGCAGGGTATGATAATTTATACTATATCTGTTGTTTTATTATTCATATTTTATTTAGCTGTTTCAGGAATATTAAGAGCAATAAATTATACAATACTTCCGGTAATACTTTTGATTATATTAATAATAATAGTGAGAGTAACAGGATATTTTAAAAAATAAATACCGCGCTCAAAGCAATGGAATTTATTAAAATAATTCCGGAAAATCCGGCTGTTATTACAATTATTTCTGCTTATTTTTAGGATTATAATTTTCCAAATCCTTGAAGATAAAGCATATTAGCAATAATTAAGCCGGATTTCCACCAATTTTTACTGACTGCCCATTCCTGCGGAAAATCTTTCCATTTCCATGGAATATCCCATGAACCGTCTTCTAACTGAGTTTTGATGATATATTCACATTCATACTCCGCAATATCTTCATTATTGATGTAAAAAATACTGTTACTTGAGTTAAAAAACTGAGACGGCTTACAAATATATGAAGTTTTCCATTCTGTAGTATCTCTTGTAAGTAAATTATTAACCTGTTCTGTTAGTTTATTTTCAAGTGCCTGCAAATTGATGATTTCATTTGTTTTTGTCTCTGTGCAGTATTGCAGGAATCGGATATAGCAGGATATTGTGTGCATATCATTTTTTCTTTCATCAGACAAAAGCTGTGCAGCAGCTTCTTTTGCTATCCGGCAGCCCAATTGAAAAAGTCTGCTGTTTTTATCTGCAAAGCGAATTATGAAACCGGCCAGACAGACAGTAGGATTATAATTAGTACAAGTAATATTATTATCATCTTTGGCATACCACCATTGTGCATGCGGGAAATCATTGTTGCTTTTTACGATATTATACCAAAAGTGTCCGTCAAAATCTCGGCCGCTTTGAAGATAATCCAGTATTCCTTTTATAATTTTGTGATTACTGTCAGAAAAATTAATTTTTTTCAAAATTTCTGTAGCAGCCCATGTTTGAACAGGCGAAGAATTTGGATTCCATGAATCTGCCTCCAGAGCATGACCAAAGCCCCCGTCTTTATTTTGATAGAAGGATAGTACCGCCAAAACATTTTCTTTGCTGCCATTTTCAAAATGATACTGCCATTGTGCTAATTCAAGAGGGCGTGCATTTCGATAGATAAATTCTCTTGCTTTTTCCATAACTGACATAGCATTTCTCCTTTCTTTCAAATTTTAAGTTATCCTTTGATTAAGAGTTTTATATGAAAACTATAGCATAAAATATTTAATAAATCTATCTGGTGCTTTCAGAGCTGATTAATCAGATAAAGATAAGGAAATAATTATATTGAAAAAATCTAATGAATTTTAGAAATTCTTATGAAATTCTAAGGAAAAAGACACGAAAATGCCATATTGATATTATATAATAATCATAACCAAAAACACACTATATTTAGGAGGTAACAACATGAAAAAACTGATTTTAGTTTCGGCTTTATTTGCTCTCACAACATTTTCAGTAATGGCAGATGCAATAACTTATGATACGCCTGAAGAAATAATAGGGAGAATTCAAATGGAAATGAAGCATAAATAATATAAACGGGAAGATGTATCACGAATACACCTTCCCGTTTTAATTTATACATATTTTTAAAATATACTTTAGTAATTTAACATTATATTTGAAATAATCTTTATATTTTAGTCAGCAGATTATTGGCTGCAAGTCTTTGAAGCTAAAATAAAGCCAAATTTCAAAAAAAAATAGAATTATAAAATGTCCTTTGGAATTTCCGGTAATCATTATTCAAATTCTTTGAAAGATTTTTTTATGAGCTCTAAAGCATACTTTTTTACATCTTCCTCTACCGCATTAAACTGGTAAACAAAAAATTTGCCAAACTGGGTCAGTTCAGAGCCTCCGCCCTTAGTTCCGCCGATAGACTTTTCAATTAATTTTTTCCCCAGCTTAGCCTCCGCTCTTTTAATAATATTGAGAGCTTTTTTATAATTCATTCCGATATTTTGGGCAGCCTTATTAATGGAACCAAGCTGGTCAATTTTTTGAAGCAGTTCGGAGATACCGCTTCCATAAGTAACAATATTGTCTATTTTGATTCTTATCCTTATATCAATATCATAATAATCATTATTATTCATAATTTCCCTCACAAACAGTTATAATAACATAATAGCAGAAAATTAAAGAACTTTAAAGCGAAAAAAAATTCATTGACTAAATAATAATACAAGGTATAATAAAGTGTTGTGTAAAAAAGGCATAACGATAGATGCAATAAAATAAAGATTAATTATAAAAAAAATACGAAAATTATTTGAAAAAAGAAAAACTTATGATATTCTTTAATAGTTCGGTTTAATGAATTTAAAGCCGCTAAACATAAAGGAGGATGACTAAAATAATTAATGTACAAAATGTAACAAAATCTTATAACAAACAGATAATTTTAAAGCAGATAAATATGACCGTAAAACCGGGAGAAATATACGGACTCATAGGACTTAGCGGTTCCGGAAAGTCAACATTGCTGAGATGTATAAACGGAATAGAAAAGTTTGACAGCGGGGAAATACATATTGAGAATGAGTTAATCTCTTATGATGACAGTATAAAAAGCAGAAGGATCAAAAAGAGAATCGGAATGATCTTTCAGAATTTTGCATTGCTGGAACGTAAAACAGTTTTTGAAAATATAGCTCTGCCGTTGAAGTGCTGGAAGGAAGAGAAGAATAAAACAGAGAACAGAGTAAAAGAGCTTATGGAATTTGTAGGGATAAGTCATATAGCCGGGAAAAGACCCTCACAGATCAGCGGCGGACAGAAACAGAGAGTGGCAATAGCACGTGCTCTTTCATTATCTCCCAAAATTTTATTATGCGATGAGGCAACCTCAGCTTTGGATCCTAATACTACGAAGTCTATTTTGGAGCTTTTGAAAGAAATAAACAGGAAACTAAATATTACTGTTATTATTGTTACTCATGAAATGGAAGTAATAAGATCTGTCTGTGATAAAATGTCAATAATAGAAAATGGTGAAATTAAGATATCCGGTGATACACAGGAAATATTCCTTATGAATCCGGAACCTCTTCAGAATGTCACAGGTAAAAAAAGAATACAGCTTTCAGAGGATAAAACAGTTTTGAAAATAAGCTTTACTTCTCAGGAAGATACTGCTGTCCTGTCATATATGCCACAGGATCTGAAAACAGGATTTTCTATTTTATCAGCAGATATTGATAATTATAATGAAAAAACAACAGGTAATGTTTTTATCTCTTTCAAAGCAGAAAATAAAGCGCTGATAATGAATTATCTGCTGGAAAAGAAAATCATGTTTAGTGAAATATTTGACAAAGAAGGTGATGAATAATGAATTTTTCATCAACAAGATTATTTGAATATATTCCTAAAATTATTGTTCCGGCTTTATTTGCCACATTAAGAATGCTGCTGTTTTCCATGCTTATTTCAGTTATATTTGGAACAATAATCGGAATTATATTGACAGTAACAGGGTCGGGTGATTTGAAGGAGAATAAAAAAATATATAATACTGTTGGTTTTTTCGTAAATACAATAAGAGCTTTTCCGGTTATTATCCTAATAGTGGCAATTACTCCGCTGACTAAATTTATAGTCGGAACATCAATAGGAGAACAGGCGGCCATTGTTCCGCTGAGTATAGCAGCTACACCTGTTATAGCAAGACTTATACAGAATAGCTTTGACGAAGTAGACAGGGATCTCATAATAGCGGCTAAATCCTTCGGAGCGAGTACAATACAGATTATATTTAAGGTTTTATTTGTTGAGGCTCTTCCGTCTATTATTTCCGGACTTACAACAACAACGATTTTATTTCTGGGGTCGATTACTCTGGCAGGAGCCGTGGGTGCCGGAGGACTTGGAGCCGTGGCTTTGACATATGGTTATCAGCGTTTTGATGATGCTGTAATGTACACAATAGTATTTATATTATGTATTCTGGTTTTTTTAATTCAGGGTACCGGAAGTTTATTATATAAAAAATTAAAATAGGGAGATTGTTTATGAAAAGAAATTTTTATTTATCAAAAGTAATAGTTATCACAATTCTGGTTTTAGGATTACTGGGATGCGGAAGCAAGAAAGAGGAGCCGTCATCGGAAGAGAAAAAAGAGGTAAGCATAGCAGTAACAGAAATATCAGAGGTATCTCTAAAGGCAGCGGAGAGTGAGTTTCAAAATAAAGGATTTAAAGAAAAACTCATTCTGGTTGATTCAAATGTTGCATTATTAAAAAGTATAAATGACGGAAGTGTAGATGCAGGAATGGCTGTGCATAAAGCATTTATGGAAAAATTTAACAGGGAAAATAACGGGGATCTGGTTATGGTTCAGCCATATACATATTATACAGGGATCGGACTGTATTCGGAAAAGTATAAATCGCTGGATGAAATACCGCAGAAAGCAAGAATTTCTATTATGAATGATGCAATGAATATGGATAAGGGCCTTAGAATGCTGGAGGATGCAGGATTAATAACCTTGGATAAATCAAAAAATGATCAGTATACACTTTTGGATATAAAAGAAAATCCTAGAAATATAGAGATTATCGAAATGGATCAGGCACAGACGGTAAAAA from Sebaldella termitidis ATCC 33386 includes the following:
- a CDS encoding retropepsin-like aspartic protease — encoded protein: MNKNIILKKYLFRLLCCSFIISTMVNCQSLKSDTSEGKTADTRFFESDMFSLSKHPKAESPEALTRQNILAQTDGLKNRLTKNPDDNETRLSYARKLFQLGDFSESKKIISPMLKGNEIIPEAVYLSGQIEYITGNYKGAEDLFNKLRMRNFKDYYLKAETGLLYTYYQTNQFNKAKNLTAALEEDGDKPLKEVMEAFKETKPYNINWNGKSEAVVPFIADEYLPAVSMEVNGRKINAIIDTGGDIFYLDETVASSLNIKTISTVKGTYAGGISVETGYGKLDSISLNGVTIKSVPVILAPIKQFSAIYNNEIEIDGIITTAVLKQFLATMDYPNSRLILRPRNQAGRTLLQQYTSKYKKTKDVPFTLATSHFMTAKGSINGKESLNFFMDSGLASEKTGLILLEQTMSFTGIPMLKAQKKPDDLDNVGGLGGSDFEVSEFRINQFRLGDLPAEKNIWAEHGALEAAFNFEESRGFIIDGLVSHNFLKKYSWTIDFDRMKMIFSQ
- a CDS encoding sensor histidine kinase, coding for MLIKLRNKFLFLMFGLTSTALITAFLAVYAISYFKTASEINDKLNFHEELEVMAAGSVALGSEKTDAVIINRIFPDRGIYFNLLTNEEGKVLVIDSALKLPLEDYELAARRAWKEHKNKTVKISGRLWQYKITPASALLILDNESVSNGETYQIRFVDVTEAKKSLIILRNTLLLMGSVLLAAFYIMSVYFSNRAIKPMKETWENQQRFIADASHELKTPLSIISANLDVLYANKDETIASQLKWIDYASKGVKRMSGLVQSMLALSKAETENTLLNKSAVNIGNILNNTVSLFQITADDKNITIERHIPAEVTAFTYPALIEQCIHILIDNAVRYTPRNGTINILLDKTKSIVLLKIENSGRGISEYDLPKIFDRFFRSDTSRTDGGHGLGLSIAKTGIEKLGGSIEVISIENKKTIFTVKIPV
- a CDS encoding response regulator transcription factor, coding for MKILIVEDEIMIAEAVAQVLRKNNYSVDIAADGEDGLDCALSGIYDAVILDIMLPKRDGLSVLKLLRESKIPVPVILLTAKSQTEDKVQGLDFGADDYLEKPFQMEELLARLRALTRRKGELIFDGIMKFGDISLNPHLLLLSCRDNKINLTLKESQALELLITNKNTAVSKETIIEKLWGYDSEAEDNHAEIHISLLRKKLKQAGSVLLIKAIRGIGYIIKYPEEESAC
- a CDS encoding DUF3829 domain-containing protein codes for the protein MGIFDFFKRKTDIEEYYEKREKEKRRERYRNFNNYTEIPRKNTKLYERNETDKISRSFKKKRLIAFLIITGIALFLLNTFRYESYYAEDYDFVLMEQGKTCKLNDNIYMGKDRLTGRVYINADELWKIFKIEEFEYEAVRDKDFKWEYFDEEPVRITVSSNKKKATLNYISKRKILYADQKIFSVWSCPDITDINNCRIQKRYGVSYNELKKEFYMTLDIKADKKKKIIYFIKNDNGSWKKANKEMEKMRKKKAAEEKKYNNYIRLYDRLEFYSEDFDYYFSGAGREEKFTDKYKRIRFRLDQNYINKLENTVKEEPEIPEADIAAKNLVLVLNELLILFDKTKSYYKNAEYLNDGYEGAQKLHTEILEGSERYKASVCDFRRILEKNGMQEVTESWYNNVEEYKIDCY
- a CDS encoding winged helix-turn-helix domain-containing protein → MNNNDYYDIDIRIRIKIDNIVTYGSGISELLQKIDQLGSINKAAQNIGMNYKKALNIIKRAEAKLGKKLIEKSIGGTKGGGSELTQFGKFFVYQFNAVEEDVKKYALELIKKSFKEFE
- a CDS encoding methionine ABC transporter ATP-binding protein, which gives rise to MTKIINVQNVTKSYNKQIILKQINMTVKPGEIYGLIGLSGSGKSTLLRCINGIEKFDSGEIHIENELISYDDSIKSRRIKKRIGMIFQNFALLERKTVFENIALPLKCWKEEKNKTENRVKELMEFVGISHIAGKRPSQISGGQKQRVAIARALSLSPKILLCDEATSALDPNTTKSILELLKEINRKLNITVIIVTHEMEVIRSVCDKMSIIENGEIKISGDTQEIFLMNPEPLQNVTGKKRIQLSEDKTVLKISFTSQEDTAVLSYMPQDLKTGFSILSADIDNYNEKTTGNVFISFKAENKALIMNYLLEKKIMFSEIFDKEGDE
- a CDS encoding methionine ABC transporter permease produces the protein MNFSSTRLFEYIPKIIVPALFATLRMLLFSMLISVIFGTIIGIILTVTGSGDLKENKKIYNTVGFFVNTIRAFPVIILIVAITPLTKFIVGTSIGEQAAIVPLSIAATPVIARLIQNSFDEVDRDLIIAAKSFGASTIQIIFKVLFVEALPSIISGLTTTTILFLGSITLAGAVGAGGLGAVALTYGYQRFDDAVMYTIVFILCILVFLIQGTGSLLYKKLK
- a CDS encoding MetQ/NlpA family ABC transporter substrate-binding protein, whose protein sequence is MKRNFYLSKVIVITILVLGLLGCGSKKEEPSSEEKKEVSIAVTEISEVSLKAAESEFQNKGFKEKLILVDSNVALLKSINDGSVDAGMAVHKAFMEKFNRENNGDLVMVQPYTYYTGIGLYSEKYKSLDEIPQKARISIMNDAMNMDKGLRMLEDAGLITLDKSKNDQYTLLDIKENPRNIEIIEMDQAQTVKSLEELDGAVVFFTHMRNAGKDYTTYLFRDQDAKDYPIALVVKKGNENAPWAVALAESLRSEEAAKVIKEYFGGVFTTYED